In Acidobacteriaceae bacterium, the following are encoded in one genomic region:
- the queD gene encoding 6-carboxytetrahydropterin synthase QueD: MYEVTVEAHFSSGHYLRNYYGKCENPHGHNYRVLVTLAGEELDEAGMLLDFKLLKQVLRPTVDYLDHQMINDLEPFTTVNPSAENLSKYFFDKVADEVVRVSAGRVRVKDCTVFETNTSYARYSE; the protein is encoded by the coding sequence ATGTACGAAGTCACCGTCGAAGCTCACTTCTCCTCTGGCCACTACTTGCGGAACTACTATGGCAAGTGCGAGAACCCGCATGGCCACAACTATCGCGTGCTGGTAACACTAGCTGGCGAAGAGCTGGATGAGGCAGGGATGCTGCTCGACTTCAAGCTGCTGAAGCAGGTGCTGCGGCCGACGGTGGATTATTTGGACCACCAGATGATCAACGATCTTGAGCCATTCACCACGGTGAACCCCTCGGCCGAAAACCTGTCGAAGTACTTCTTCGACAAGGTGGCCGATGAGGTTGTCCGGGTGAGCGCGGGGCGCGTGCGCGTGAAGGACTGCACGGTGTTTGAGACGAACACCAGCTACGCTCGTTACTCCGAGTAG
- the coaE gene encoding dephospho-CoA kinase (Dephospho-CoA kinase (CoaE) performs the final step in coenzyme A biosynthesis.), whose product MLRVGLTGDLGSGKSTVAKLFQEQGAVVFASDEMGRALMVPGKPVFDEIVERFGPGILAADGTLNRRELARLAFDPENPRIEELNALVHPAVLAKQAKRIAQLRAERPHAIAVVESALIFSAKSGTGENWQDRFDVIVMVTAPDDTKVARFVERMATGRELSADERAALATDALARLAQQKANAAFAGQSLVIHNEGSMDELTQQANAVWEELILRERAL is encoded by the coding sequence ATGCTTCGAGTCGGACTCACAGGGGACCTCGGCAGCGGCAAATCCACCGTCGCAAAACTCTTTCAGGAACAAGGCGCAGTCGTCTTTGCCAGCGATGAAATGGGTCGCGCGCTGATGGTGCCGGGCAAGCCAGTCTTCGACGAAATCGTCGAACGCTTCGGCCCCGGCATCCTCGCAGCAGACGGCACGCTCAACCGCCGCGAGCTCGCCCGCCTCGCCTTCGATCCAGAAAACCCGCGCATCGAAGAGCTGAACGCCCTGGTCCACCCTGCCGTGCTGGCCAAGCAGGCAAAGCGCATCGCGCAGCTGCGTGCAGAGCGTCCGCACGCTATCGCGGTCGTCGAGTCGGCGCTGATCTTCTCCGCAAAATCCGGCACAGGCGAGAACTGGCAGGACCGCTTCGACGTCATCGTCATGGTCACCGCACCAGACGACACCAAGGTCGCTCGCTTCGTCGAACGCATGGCCACAGGCCGCGAACTCAGCGCAGACGAACGCGCCGCGCTCGCCACCGACGCCCTCGCTCGCCTCGCTCAGCAGAAGGCCAACGCCGCCTTCGCCGGACAGTCTCTCGTCATCCATAACGAAGGCAGCATGGACGAACTCACCCAACAAGCGAACGCCGTCTGGGAAGAGCTCATCCTCCGCGAACGCGCGCTCTAA
- a CDS encoding trehalase family glycosidase has translation MRSSRRSFLHQLSLTAAALSPAARPLLAHAQPSTVDQTWHTTWSAALAVLAGNVKTTPHFDKPILFEGSTYQGAWQECGPHESLAYAQLARFVAPREDKLTPLDIARNTHRAFFANQREDGQLPASVKLSEAGFAQIQMVVPIAATAWDLSQLLHDEAFLTEAYNACSRWDAWLRRYRNTRGTGLVEAFCIYDTGQDNSPRWNGVPKRCADNDARKSAVAPGMPRLCPDLSATVFGARIALAHMADALGKHAEAARWREDAETLRRLILAKLWCEEDASFYDLDTENKFVRVRSVANLRVLGEHVLDTKIAHDRSLFDQLWTRQLSNPKAYWTTFPFPSIAADDPKFVRPIPRNSWGGATQALTALRTLRWMDHYGKHAEQRYLMQQWTAAIMRHGEFRQQIDPLTGTFTQPDPGGYSPCALVFLKFAEAMRKAPKA, from the coding sequence ATGCGAAGCTCGCGACGTTCTTTCCTGCACCAACTCAGCCTCACCGCCGCCGCCCTCTCTCCCGCAGCAAGGCCTCTTCTGGCTCACGCCCAGCCGTCCACCGTAGACCAAACGTGGCATACCACCTGGAGCGCCGCGCTCGCGGTCCTCGCAGGCAACGTCAAAACCACCCCTCACTTCGACAAGCCCATCCTCTTCGAAGGCAGCACCTACCAGGGTGCCTGGCAGGAGTGCGGCCCGCACGAGAGCCTCGCCTACGCGCAACTCGCCCGCTTTGTCGCTCCGCGCGAAGACAAACTCACCCCGCTCGACATCGCCCGCAACACCCACCGCGCCTTCTTCGCCAACCAGCGCGAGGACGGCCAGCTCCCCGCCAGCGTCAAGCTCTCCGAAGCAGGCTTCGCCCAGATCCAGATGGTCGTCCCCATCGCCGCCACCGCCTGGGACCTCTCGCAGCTCCTGCACGACGAAGCCTTCCTCACCGAGGCCTACAACGCCTGCTCACGTTGGGACGCCTGGCTCCGCCGCTATCGCAACACCCGCGGCACCGGCCTCGTCGAAGCCTTCTGCATCTACGACACCGGCCAGGACAACAGCCCGCGCTGGAACGGCGTCCCCAAGCGCTGCGCCGACAACGACGCCCGCAAATCCGCGGTCGCTCCCGGCATGCCGCGCCTCTGCCCCGACCTCTCGGCCACCGTCTTCGGCGCGCGCATCGCGCTCGCCCACATGGCCGACGCCCTAGGCAAACACGCCGAAGCCGCCCGCTGGCGTGAAGACGCCGAAACGCTCCGCCGCCTCATCCTCGCCAAGCTGTGGTGCGAAGAGGACGCCAGCTTCTACGACCTGGACACCGAAAACAAATTCGTCCGCGTGCGCTCGGTCGCCAACCTCCGCGTCCTCGGCGAGCACGTCCTCGACACGAAGATCGCCCACGACCGCAGCCTCTTCGATCAGCTCTGGACACGCCAGCTCAGCAACCCAAAAGCCTACTGGACAACCTTCCCCTTCCCCAGCATCGCAGCCGACGACCCCAAATTCGTCCGCCCCATCCCACGCAACAGCTGGGGTGGCGCAACCCAGGCGCTCACCGCGCTCCGCACCCTGCGCTGGATGGACCATTACGGCAAACACGCCGAGCAGCGTTACCTCATGCAGCAGTGGACCGCAGCGATCATGCGCCACGGCGAGTTCCGCCAGCAGATCGACCCACTCACCGGCACCTTCACCCAGCCGGACCCCGGTGGCTACTCTCCCTGCGCCCTCGTCTTCCTTAAATTCGCCGAGGCCATGCGCAAAGCGCCGAAAGCCTGA
- the der gene encoding ribosome biogenesis GTPase Der yields the protein MAPKREQKKRMGKKHRQASTRPKLGKAPRSGAKTGAQIAGATPKQRKTIAAKKAASSKAALTPKQSPEFERKVTLRPEDDEDKYIVGRRKKFSLGGSGSSHEERENRELEKLASEIATAASHRTPDRMPLVAICGRPNVGKSTLFNRLTGTRRSIVGDEPGITRDRIYGEVEWANRNVRLVDTGGVIPDDEALIPSEIFRQAKIGLEEADAIIMVIDGRTEITAPDVELSRLLQRGGKPLFLAVNKMDTVALESSAENFRTLGFKNVLPISAEHNSGIGDLLDEVWAALPPEFVAEEPTENEEGFEEEFDEDMGPGFDEDEDSEDAPRERKLKSHGEHVLRETKVAIIGRPNVGKSTLLNALTGTERAIVSPIAGTTRDAVDEVVERDGHSFRFIDTAGIRRKGKTKLLAEKLSVIMSRKHLEDADVALLLIDATEGVTALDANIGGYAHESGRSVIILVNKWDAMTKVGPDGMRLYDGKPPADRKAYEQQVRDSLKYLDYAPLIFISALEELNVEEVFKKTQLVSRERRKRISTGNMNRFLDSVDFQRASVPMNRRVKIYYMTQAAVAPPTFILFTDRDVKLHFSYERFLANEVRRAFKFIGSPIWFKIKARNKKKAE from the coding sequence ATGGCACCGAAGCGCGAACAGAAAAAACGAATGGGCAAAAAACACCGGCAGGCCAGCACCCGGCCTAAGCTCGGCAAGGCCCCGCGCTCAGGCGCTAAAACCGGTGCCCAAATCGCTGGCGCCACGCCCAAGCAGCGCAAGACGATCGCGGCCAAGAAGGCCGCCTCCTCCAAGGCAGCCCTCACGCCGAAGCAATCGCCCGAGTTCGAGCGCAAAGTCACGCTGCGCCCCGAGGACGACGAGGACAAGTACATCGTCGGCCGTCGCAAGAAGTTCTCCCTCGGCGGCTCCGGCTCCTCGCACGAAGAGCGCGAAAACCGCGAGCTCGAAAAGCTCGCCAGCGAAATCGCAACCGCCGCCAGCCACCGCACGCCCGATCGCATGCCGCTGGTCGCCATCTGCGGCCGCCCCAACGTCGGCAAATCCACGCTATTCAACCGCCTCACCGGCACCCGACGCAGTATCGTCGGCGACGAGCCCGGCATCACCCGCGACCGCATCTACGGCGAAGTCGAGTGGGCCAACCGCAATGTTCGCCTCGTCGATACCGGCGGCGTCATCCCCGACGACGAAGCCCTCATCCCCAGCGAAATCTTCCGTCAGGCCAAGATCGGCCTCGAAGAAGCCGACGCCATCATCATGGTCATCGACGGCCGCACCGAGATCACCGCGCCCGACGTCGAGCTCTCCCGCCTGCTCCAGCGCGGCGGCAAGCCGCTCTTCCTCGCCGTCAACAAAATGGACACGGTTGCGCTTGAGTCCTCTGCCGAAAACTTCCGCACGCTCGGCTTCAAGAACGTCCTGCCCATCTCCGCCGAGCACAACTCCGGCATCGGCGATCTCCTCGACGAAGTCTGGGCCGCCCTGCCGCCCGAGTTCGTCGCCGAAGAGCCCACCGAGAACGAAGAAGGCTTCGAAGAAGAGTTCGATGAAGACATGGGCCCCGGCTTCGACGAGGACGAAGACAGCGAAGACGCTCCCCGCGAGCGCAAGCTGAAGTCCCACGGCGAGCACGTTCTCCGCGAGACCAAGGTCGCCATCATCGGCCGCCCCAACGTCGGCAAATCCACGCTGCTCAACGCCCTCACCGGCACCGAGCGCGCCATCGTCTCACCCATCGCAGGCACCACTCGCGACGCCGTGGACGAGGTTGTCGAACGCGACGGCCACAGCTTCCGCTTCATCGACACCGCAGGCATTCGGCGCAAGGGCAAGACCAAGCTCCTGGCCGAAAAGCTCTCGGTCATCATGAGCCGCAAGCACCTTGAAGACGCCGACGTGGCGCTCCTGCTCATCGACGCCACCGAAGGCGTCACCGCGCTCGACGCCAACATCGGCGGCTACGCGCACGAGTCCGGTCGCTCCGTCATCATCCTCGTCAACAAGTGGGACGCCATGACCAAGGTCGGCCCCGACGGCATGCGCCTCTACGACGGCAAGCCACCAGCAGACCGCAAGGCCTACGAGCAACAGGTCCGCGACTCGCTCAAGTACCTCGACTACGCTCCGCTCATCTTCATCTCCGCGCTCGAAGAGCTGAACGTCGAAGAGGTCTTCAAGAAGACCCAGCTTGTCAGCCGCGAACGCCGCAAGCGTATCTCCACCGGCAACATGAACCGCTTCCTCGACTCCGTCGACTTCCAGCGCGCCAGTGTGCCGATGAACCGCCGCGTGAAGATCTACTACATGACGCAGGCCGCCGTGGCTCCGCCTACCTTCATTCTCTTCACCGACCGCGACGTCAAGCTCCACTTCAGCTACGAACGCTTCCTCGCCAACGAAGTCCGCCGAGCGTTCAAGTTCATTGGTTCCCCCATCTGGTTTAAGATCAAAGCACGCAATAAGAAGAAGGCCGAGTAA
- the trmFO gene encoding methylenetetrahydrofolate--tRNA-(uracil(54)-C(5))-methyltransferase (FADH(2)-oxidizing) TrmFO, producing the protein MKTVHVIGGGLAGPEAALQAARAGCKVVLSEMRPVRSTEAHLTSDFAELVCSNSLKSESENSAPWLLKQEMRRAGSFLLKAADEASVPAGHALAVDREVFSAKVAAMIEAEPNIEVRREEVTRLDESAEDVITVLASGPLTSSPLAGELQRLTGSDHLAFYDSISPIVDASTIDMEKVYFAARWDKGTADYINCPFTKDEYDAFIDALATAEKIEHKPWEAIPDAGDVAAKAADEKLNYFEGCLPIEEIARRGKDTLRFGPMKPAGLTNPRTGRWPYAAVQLRQENLRADSYNLVGFQNSLKYGEQARILKMIPGLENAKFLRYGQIHRNTYIHAPTLLTETLQLRSHPNILIAGQLSGVEGYTESMASGQLAGRYAAALAKGEQPTPAPRLTANGSLSYYITHAETKRFQPANITFDLLVPLEEELRKKIRDKKERHRIQCERALEAWDGWLAGNV; encoded by the coding sequence ATGAAGACTGTTCATGTGATTGGCGGAGGCCTTGCGGGGCCTGAGGCTGCGTTGCAGGCGGCGCGTGCGGGCTGCAAGGTTGTGTTGAGCGAGATGCGTCCGGTGCGATCGACGGAAGCGCATTTGACGAGTGATTTTGCGGAGCTGGTGTGCTCGAACTCGCTGAAGAGCGAGAGCGAGAACTCTGCGCCGTGGCTGCTGAAGCAGGAGATGCGGCGGGCGGGTTCGTTTCTGCTGAAGGCTGCGGATGAAGCGAGTGTGCCGGCTGGACATGCGCTGGCGGTGGACCGCGAAGTGTTCTCGGCGAAGGTGGCGGCGATGATCGAGGCCGAGCCAAACATTGAGGTGCGCCGCGAAGAGGTGACGCGCCTGGATGAGAGTGCGGAGGACGTGATCACGGTGCTGGCGAGCGGGCCGCTGACGTCGTCGCCGCTGGCGGGTGAGCTGCAGCGGTTGACTGGCTCCGACCACCTGGCGTTCTATGATTCGATCTCGCCGATTGTGGATGCGAGCACCATCGATATGGAGAAGGTGTACTTTGCGGCCCGGTGGGACAAGGGTACGGCGGATTACATCAACTGCCCGTTTACCAAGGACGAGTACGACGCATTTATTGACGCTCTGGCGACGGCGGAGAAGATTGAGCACAAGCCGTGGGAAGCGATTCCTGATGCGGGCGATGTGGCGGCGAAGGCTGCGGACGAGAAGCTGAATTACTTTGAAGGCTGCCTGCCGATTGAAGAGATCGCTCGTCGTGGCAAGGACACGCTGCGCTTTGGGCCGATGAAGCCTGCGGGGTTGACGAACCCGCGCACCGGGCGCTGGCCGTATGCGGCGGTGCAGTTGCGGCAGGAGAACCTGCGTGCGGACAGCTACAACCTGGTGGGGTTTCAGAACTCGCTGAAGTATGGCGAGCAGGCGCGCATTTTGAAGATGATTCCGGGGCTGGAGAATGCGAAGTTCCTGCGCTATGGGCAGATCCACCGCAACACGTACATTCATGCTCCGACGCTGCTGACGGAGACGCTGCAGTTGCGCTCGCATCCGAACATCCTGATCGCGGGGCAGCTTTCGGGCGTGGAAGGCTATACGGAGTCGATGGCTTCGGGGCAGTTGGCTGGGCGCTATGCGGCGGCGCTGGCGAAGGGCGAGCAGCCGACGCCTGCTCCACGGCTGACGGCGAACGGTTCGCTGTCGTACTACATCACCCATGCGGAGACGAAGCGCTTCCAGCCGGCGAACATTACGTTCGATCTGCTGGTGCCGCTTGAGGAAGAGCTGCGGAAGAAGATTCGCGACAAGAAAGAACGGCACAGAATTCAGTGCGAGCGTGCGCTGGAAGCCTGGGACGGCTGGCTGGCGGGAAACGTCTAG
- a CDS encoding DUF5076 domain-containing protein, with protein MKFLNPPPAAERDNASFELLRVWVAEASQHVSLRTGTFQDPAAWGVVLADLARHIVNAEAMSNKDIDEEAFLDRLLESFDAEIESPTDEAEGELM; from the coding sequence ATGAAGTTTCTTAACCCACCACCCGCTGCGGAACGCGACAACGCTTCGTTTGAACTCCTGCGCGTCTGGGTAGCCGAAGCCAGCCAGCACGTCAGCCTGCGCACCGGCACCTTTCAAGACCCAGCCGCCTGGGGAGTCGTGCTCGCCGACCTCGCACGCCACATCGTGAACGCCGAGGCCATGAGCAACAAAGACATCGACGAGGAAGCGTTCCTCGATCGCCTGCTCGAGTCCTTTGACGCTGAAATCGAATCTCCCACCGACGAAGCCGAAGGCGAACTGATGTAG
- a CDS encoding bifunctional 5,10-methylenetetrahydrofolate dehydrogenase/5,10-methenyltetrahydrofolate cyclohydrolase has translation MSETAAAIANQTAARVLDGVRIAAEIKAEVAEEVKSAVAAGYTPGLAVVLVGDVAASQIYVRSKVKTCAELGIYSEMHTPDASVTTEDLLELVAQLNARDEIDGILIQLPLPAHVDTQRLLEAVHPSKDVDGFHPINAGRLLNGTDASELLAPCTPAGIMEVLKRSNIPVSGVNAVVLGRSNIVGKPIAAMLINASATVTVCHSRTKNLADFTREADILVAAIGRPGFVTKDMVKPGATLVDVGINRLTGEAEVVEFFPSEHPDHETRKATFAKRGSTVIGDIAPMAFSTSSAYTPVPGGVGALTIAMLMANTVKAARMRRGK, from the coding sequence ATGAGTGAAACAGCGGCGGCAATCGCCAACCAGACAGCGGCACGAGTATTGGACGGCGTAAGAATCGCCGCAGAGATCAAGGCCGAAGTGGCCGAGGAAGTAAAGAGCGCGGTCGCCGCTGGCTACACACCGGGCCTTGCCGTTGTGCTGGTCGGCGACGTAGCTGCATCGCAGATTTACGTGCGCAGCAAGGTGAAAACCTGTGCTGAGCTCGGCATTTACTCCGAGATGCACACGCCCGACGCCTCCGTCACCACCGAAGACCTGCTCGAACTGGTCGCCCAGTTGAACGCCCGCGACGAGATTGACGGCATCCTCATCCAGCTTCCCTTGCCCGCGCACGTCGACACCCAGCGTCTGCTCGAAGCCGTGCACCCCAGCAAGGACGTCGACGGCTTCCACCCCATCAACGCCGGTCGCCTGCTCAACGGCACCGACGCCAGCGAGCTGCTCGCACCCTGCACCCCCGCAGGCATCATGGAAGTGCTGAAGCGCAGCAACATCCCCGTCTCCGGCGTAAACGCAGTCGTCCTGGGCCGCTCCAACATTGTCGGCAAGCCCATCGCCGCGATGCTCATCAACGCCTCGGCCACGGTCACGGTCTGCCACTCGCGCACGAAAAACCTGGCCGACTTCACGCGCGAAGCCGACATCCTCGTCGCCGCCATTGGTCGCCCCGGCTTCGTCACCAAAGACATGGTCAAGCCCGGCGCTACGCTCGTCGACGTCGGCATCAACCGCCTGACCGGTGAAGCCGAAGTTGTCGAGTTCTTCCCCTCGGAGCATCCCGACCACGAGACCCGCAAGGCCACTTTCGCCAAGCGCGGCTCGACTGTCATCGGCGACATCGCACCGATGGCCTTCTCCACCAGCAGCGCCTACACGCCCGTCCCGGGCGGCGTCGGTGCGCTCACCATCGCCATGCTCATGGCAAACACCGTGAAGGCCGCTCGTATGCGGCGAGGCAAATAA
- a CDS encoding glycosyltransferase family A protein yields the protein MFLLITLAIAALFAALPAVRFAFNLRRYRPPRFGYVEGEYVAVLIPARNEAENIAACIASALASAEVTVELCVCDDASIDATASIVQAIAAHDPRVHLVHSAALPRDWNGKQHACWKLARTAVHAPLLLFLDADIVLHPWAIARAVAALRSREVSLLSGLPRSRTTGGLGALLLPLQHFTLLAHHSLRGLQRSSQPQYAAGSGQFLLVDRAAYFSSGGHAEIRASQHDGLQLPRAFREHGFRTDLIDLTRLATAQPSAPAATWNSLSRQSAEETPTFGKLLWRSLSLFLGQVAPAACALWLLYLAITDWQQLLHGSVALDIDSFLLGGLLLCIAIAAAALPRLIAAYRFKQPWWSALLHPLGVTLLLLLQWTAWLRAKFGSQALWRGRRYSE from the coding sequence GTGTTCCTCCTCATCACCCTCGCCATCGCCGCGCTCTTCGCCGCCCTCCCCGCCGTGCGCTTCGCCTTCAACCTGCGACGCTACCGTCCGCCGCGCTTCGGCTACGTCGAAGGCGAGTACGTCGCCGTCCTGATCCCCGCACGCAACGAAGCCGAAAACATCGCCGCCTGCATCGCCAGCGCGCTCGCCAGTGCAGAGGTGACCGTCGAACTCTGCGTCTGTGACGACGCCTCCATCGACGCCACCGCGTCCATCGTGCAGGCGATCGCCGCACACGACCCGCGCGTGCATCTCGTCCACTCCGCCGCCCTGCCGCGCGACTGGAATGGCAAGCAGCACGCCTGCTGGAAGCTCGCACGCACCGCCGTGCACGCACCCCTTCTGCTCTTTCTCGACGCCGACATCGTGCTGCACCCGTGGGCCATCGCTCGCGCCGTAGCCGCGTTGCGCTCCCGCGAAGTCTCCCTTCTCTCCGGCCTTCCCCGTTCCCGCACCACTGGCGGTCTAGGCGCCCTGCTTCTTCCGCTGCAACACTTCACGCTGCTCGCGCACCACTCGCTGCGCGGCCTGCAGCGCTCCAGCCAGCCGCAGTACGCCGCTGGCAGCGGACAGTTCCTCCTCGTCGACCGCGCAGCATACTTCTCCAGTGGAGGCCATGCTGAGATCCGAGCCTCCCAGCACGACGGCCTGCAACTGCCCCGCGCCTTCCGCGAGCACGGCTTTCGCACCGACCTCATCGACCTCACGCGCCTCGCCACCGCGCAGCCATCCGCCCCCGCCGCAACGTGGAACAGCCTCAGCCGCCAATCTGCGGAAGAGACGCCCACCTTCGGCAAGCTGCTCTGGCGTTCGTTGTCCTTATTTCTGGGTCAGGTAGCCCCTGCGGCCTGCGCGCTCTGGCTGCTCTATCTCGCCATCACCGACTGGCAGCAACTGCTGCACGGCAGCGTCGCGCTGGATATCGACAGCTTCCTACTCGGTGGCCTTCTACTCTGCATCGCCATAGCTGCAGCCGCCCTGCCGCGGCTGATCGCGGCCTACCGCTTCAAACAACCGTGGTGGTCAGCACTGCTGCATCCGCTCGGCGTCACGCTTCTGCTTCTGCTGCAGTGGACAGCATGGCTGCGCGCAAAATTCGGAAGCCAGGCACTCTGGCGTGGACGCCGCTACTCGGAGTAA
- a CDS encoding ATP-dependent DNA helicase has product MPLVNQIEKLHEQRAVDGPLPSLYEFFHQGGLLAKSTLNFEQRPGQYKMAQTIEQCFADKRHLIVEAGTGTGKTLAYLLPALRQAREHKQRIIISTGTKNLQEQLFFKDIPFLESLLGPLRVCYMKGRANYLCKQKMYALRDNPLLSGLDEIEQFHQIARWEKQTETGDRAELNALPEHSALWHKLDARSEVCLGQTCPNWEQCFVTSMRRKALESDLVIVNHHLFFADLNIKQQAGDAPDAGILPEAAAVIFDEAHELEDVASQYFGVALTNSRFDELARDTEGLLRAKSVSTSGVEAATANLRDRSRMFFSALPVGPSHMGRLEFSDRVDFLEHAGDAYIGATNALTRLEGELERLREVEEASGLRRRAADIRHHLKFLLEGDDKNNVFWIERRTSSNLRNAARSQPRTTGLNDPLLANGIVSAQASASIAARAAEAQLFTSFTTHLQATPIDVSTLLTETLFARYPTVVLTSATLTVADGEGQPSFEHLKKRLGIPFPKELVVSSHFDYAKQALLYLPPTMPEPRHPQFVVQATEKIRRVLEISQGRAFCLFTSYAQMRELHDRLLGQVPYPLLMQGTAPRHALLQQFRDTPNAVLFGTSSFWQGIDVQGEQLSCVIIDKLPFAVPTDPILKARTDAINAGGGNAFAELQIPQAVIALKQGFGRLIRSLSDRGVLMLLDPRIRTTRYGATFLDSLPPYRRTDDIREVEMFFEQPPPKARKDA; this is encoded by the coding sequence ATGCCGCTGGTAAACCAGATCGAAAAGCTCCACGAACAACGGGCCGTCGATGGCCCGCTACCGTCGTTGTATGAGTTTTTTCACCAGGGCGGTTTGCTGGCCAAGTCGACGCTGAACTTCGAGCAGCGGCCGGGACAGTACAAGATGGCGCAGACGATCGAGCAGTGTTTTGCCGACAAGCGCCACCTGATCGTCGAAGCCGGGACGGGCACGGGCAAGACGCTGGCGTATCTGCTGCCCGCGTTGCGGCAGGCGCGGGAGCATAAGCAGCGCATCATCATCTCGACGGGAACGAAGAACCTGCAGGAGCAGTTGTTCTTCAAGGACATTCCGTTTCTCGAGTCGCTGCTGGGGCCGCTGCGGGTCTGCTACATGAAGGGCCGGGCGAATTACCTGTGCAAGCAGAAGATGTATGCGTTGCGCGATAACCCGCTGCTGAGCGGGCTGGATGAGATTGAGCAGTTTCACCAGATTGCGCGCTGGGAGAAGCAGACCGAGACGGGAGACCGCGCGGAGCTGAACGCGTTGCCGGAGCACTCCGCGTTGTGGCACAAGCTGGACGCGCGCAGCGAGGTTTGCCTGGGGCAGACGTGCCCGAACTGGGAGCAGTGCTTTGTGACGTCGATGCGGCGCAAGGCGCTGGAGAGCGATCTGGTGATCGTGAACCACCATCTCTTCTTCGCGGATTTGAACATCAAGCAGCAGGCCGGGGATGCTCCTGATGCGGGCATTCTGCCGGAGGCTGCAGCGGTGATCTTTGACGAAGCGCATGAGCTGGAGGATGTGGCGTCGCAGTACTTCGGCGTGGCGCTGACGAACTCGCGCTTCGATGAACTGGCGCGCGATACGGAAGGCCTGCTGCGGGCGAAGAGCGTGAGCACGTCCGGCGTGGAAGCGGCGACGGCGAACCTGCGTGATCGTTCGCGGATGTTCTTCTCGGCGCTGCCGGTGGGGCCGTCGCACATGGGCAGGCTGGAGTTCAGCGACCGCGTGGACTTCCTTGAACATGCGGGCGATGCGTATATCGGGGCGACGAACGCGCTGACGCGGCTGGAAGGCGAGCTGGAGCGTTTGCGCGAGGTGGAAGAGGCGTCCGGGCTGCGGCGGCGTGCGGCGGACATTCGTCATCATCTGAAGTTTCTGCTCGAGGGCGATGACAAGAACAACGTTTTCTGGATTGAACGCCGGACGAGCTCGAACCTGCGCAATGCGGCGCGCTCGCAGCCGCGAACGACGGGGCTAAACGATCCGCTGCTGGCTAACGGCATTGTGTCAGCGCAGGCTTCGGCGAGCATTGCGGCACGGGCTGCGGAGGCACAGCTCTTTACGAGCTTTACGACGCATCTGCAGGCGACGCCGATTGATGTGTCCACGCTGCTGACGGAGACACTGTTTGCGCGGTACCCGACGGTGGTGCTGACGTCGGCGACTCTGACCGTGGCGGACGGCGAGGGCCAGCCGAGCTTTGAGCATTTGAAGAAGCGGCTGGGCATTCCGTTCCCGAAGGAGCTGGTGGTGTCGTCGCACTTCGATTACGCGAAGCAGGCGCTACTGTATCTGCCGCCGACGATGCCGGAACCTCGGCATCCGCAGTTTGTGGTGCAGGCCACGGAGAAGATTCGTCGCGTGCTGGAGATCTCGCAGGGGCGGGCGTTCTGCCTCTTCACCAGCTATGCGCAGATGCGCGAGTTGCACGATCGTCTGCTGGGGCAGGTGCCGTATCCGCTGCTGATGCAGGGGACAGCACCGCGCCATGCCTTGCTGCAGCAGTTTCGCGATACGCCGAATGCGGTGCTTTTTGGGACGTCGAGCTTCTGGCAGGGGATCGATGTGCAGGGCGAGCAGTTGAGCTGCGTGATTATCGACAAGCTACCGTTTGCAGTGCCGACGGACCCGATTCTGAAGGCACGGACGGATGCGATCAACGCTGGCGGAGGCAATGCGTTTGCCGAGTTACAGATCCCGCAGGCGGTGATTGCGCTGAAGCAGGGCTTTGGGAGGCTGATTCGCTCGCTGTCGGACCGCGGTGTGCTGATGCTGCTGGACCCGCGTATTCGCACGACGCGGTATGGGGCTACGTTTCTTGACTCGCTGCCGCCGTACCGGCGCACGGACGATATCCGGGAGGTGGAGATGTTCTTTGAACAGCCTCCGCCGAAGGCACGCAAGGACGCGTAA